From Montipora foliosa isolate CH-2021 chromosome 6, ASM3666993v2, whole genome shotgun sequence, a single genomic window includes:
- the LOC138006240 gene encoding protein rolling stone-like, producing the protein MCLGVLRAEFRLVQFRLQYTNAADFAESPWLGVPIVLVYRTVIAAFCTAVLIASGLFYSGNKEKWFIFLTNWSFFFVTLYFICSTIVTGVHFKNRYQQQQNVITDGNENDRSLQMGVTSEDKEPRSCVDVESEDIVIAHPSEASRIIQMRWFHQALWVIYNIASTAALLVTISFYTFFRGAGAMSVFTHGVNSILVVIDTMLSSIPVRLFHVVYPALYFTVYLIFTLIYWAAGQPYIYPMTDYTGQPVFSAITVVCLFFIALPLCQTLMFGFYCLRVWMKTKCC; encoded by the exons ATGTGTCTGGGTGTACTTCGTGCAGAGTTCCGCTTGGTTCAGTTTCGTTTGCAGTACACTAACGCAGCTGACTTTGCAGAGTCTCCT TGGTTAGGAGTTCCAATCGTCTTGGTCTATCGCACTGTCATAGCTGCATTTTGCACAGCCGTACTCATCGCGAGTGGTCTATTTTACTCAGGCAATAAGGAAAAATGGTTTATCTTCCTCACAAACTGGAGTTTCTTTTTCGTTACCCTGTACTTTATCTGTTCTACCATAGTAACGGGCGTCCATTTCAAGAATCGTTATCAACAGCAACAAAATGTAATCACGGATGGGAATGAAAACGACCGCAGCTTGCAAATGGGTGTCACGAGTGAAGACAAAGAACCAAGGTCATGCGTGGATGTTGAAAGTGAGGACATTGTCATTGCACACCCCAGCGAAGCATCACGGATTATCCAAATGAGATGGTTTCACCAGGCATTGTGGGTAATTTACAACATTGCGTCGACAGCAGCTCTTTTGGTGACCATATcgttttacacatttttcaggGGAGCAGGCGCTATGTCGGTTTTTACCCACGGAGTCAATTCCATACTAGTGGTCATTGATACCATGCTGAGCTCAATACCTGTTCGCTTATTCCATGTTGTGTACCCTGCGTTGTACTTTACAGTCTATCTTATATTCACTTTGATTTATTGGGCCGCGGGCCAGCCTTATATCTATCCCATGACTGATTACACAGGACAACCAGTTTTTTCCGCCATTACAGTGGTGTGCCTCTTTTTTATTGCCCTTCCTTTGTGCCAGACTCTGATGTTTGGTTTTTATTGTTTAAGAGTTTGGATGAAAACAAAGTGTTGTTAA